TTCAGTTGCTACTGATTTGAGTACAGGACGTGAGATATGGCTCAGTAAAGGTTCTCTTGAGCTTGCAATTCGCTCATCCATGTCTTTACCTGGTTTATTTACCCCACAGCATTATAAGGATTGCTGGTTAGTCGATGGAGGTTTAGTTAATCCCGTCCCTATTACGTTGTGTCGAGCTATGGGGGCAGATGTTGTAATCGCTGTCAATTTAAATCATGATTTGTTAAGAGTACCTCCAAGCACAACAGAACACCCGGGTTTTTTTTCAGTTCTTTCAGGTCAGTTTGATAAAATGATAAAAAAAATAATGGGAATCAGTGATGGGCCTGGATATTATGATGTCTTGACCAGAAGCATCAAAATAATGCAGGACCGGATAACACGGGCAAGAGCGGCAGGTGATCCTGCTGATTTGACTTTGGTTCCTCAATTAGGAAACATCATGCTTTACGATTTTCATAAAGCAAAAGAGGCGATTTATGAGGGTGAAAATTGTGTTTTGCGAGAAAAAAGTAATATTTTACAACTAGTTGGTCTAGAATAGTAGTTAAACAAGCTTAAGGAAGAGCCATGCAAAAAGAATCCAATTCCAATTCATTATTTGACTTACTGTTGAAAAATGAAAGAAATGCGGCAGATCGAGTGTATTTAAGACAACCAAAAAATGGAGTTTGGCATGAATACACCTGGTCGGCAGTCATGCTGCAGGCCAGAAAAGTAGCTGGTTTTTTACACCATCTGGGGTTAAAAAAAGGCGACCACATTTCCATCATTTCCAAGAATTGCGCAGAATGGTTTATCACAGATTTTGGAATTCATATTGCTGGCATGGTCAACGTTCCACTATTTGCCAATCAAAATGAGGAAAGTGCGCATTATGTTTTAGAGCACGGGGATGTGAAACTGGTTTTTGTGGGCAAACTGGATGATCATCAGCGAGTCAGACAGTTTATCCCTAAGAGTTATCGCACAATTGGTTTTGATTACCATAAAGATTTGCAGGTCGATTACGAATGGTCTGATGTTCTGAAAAGTGAACCTATGATTAACCTGGTGGAACCAGAGCCAGATGCATTATACACCATTATTTATTCATCCGGGACTTCAGGGGCGCCTAAAGGGGCTATGTATACTAATCAATCCATAGCCAATTATTTGACAGTTTTCCCCAAAGACTTACTTAGAATAAGAGAATTGGAACATTATAAATTAATATCCTATCTTCCCTTGGCTCATGTCTATGAACGCTCTGCAATCCAATTAGGCAGTGTTACCATTAATGCAACGGTATCTTTTGTTGAAAGTCTGGAGAAATTTGCAGAGAACTTAAGAGAAGTCAGTCCCACCTTTTTTACTGCAGTTCCACGCATTTGGGGGGTATTTAAGCAAAAAATCGAACAAAAATTGCCACCAGCCAAATTGAATTTGTTATTAAAAATTCCTCTTATATCCAGTTTGATAAAAAGAAAAATCATTCATAGTTTAGGATTAAGTGAGTGTACTAATTGTTTTAGCGGAGCATCTCATCTGCCAATATCCATCATTGATTTTTTTGAAAAACTGGGAATTTATATTCAGGAAGGATATGGTCAATCTGAGAACTTGGCTTATGCTACCTTATCGATGTTAAATGAGAGAAAACGTGGTTACGTAGGTACTCCAAGGTTGGAAGTTGAGATAAAAGTAGGCGAAGAGAATGAGTTGCTTATGAAATGCCCTTGCCTAATGACAGGTTATTATAAAAATGAACAAGCGACTAAAAATGCTTTTACAGAAGAGGGTTGGTTGCGAACTGGTGATGTCGTTGATGTTGATCATGAAGACAGAGTTAAAATATTAGGCAGACTTTCTGAGAACTTTAAAAATCAGACAGGGGAATTCATTGCCCCTTCACCAATAGAAAAACTGTTTTCAGTGAATCCTATGTTAGAACAACTGTGCCTGGTGGGTAGAGAGTTACCTAGTAACGTTTTGTTGGTCACCTTGAATGAAGGAGTGCGTTTGGCTATGCCAAAAGAGGAAATTACTCACTCATTGCAGGAAACATTAAAGCAAGTCAATTCCAGGCTGGTTAAATACGAAAAAGTCAGTCACATCCTTGTGCTAAAAGATGCCTGGACTACTGAAAACGATAAATTAACTCCTACATTGAAAGTAAAGAGAAGGGTAGTTGAAAAGGATTATGCTGATTTAATCCAAAAGGCACTACAGCAATCTCAGTCAATCGTTTGGGAGTGAGGAGACAGTTTATTTAATAAAGAACTGATTTCAAATATTCGTTCCTCTGATGACGTACTGTCTAAAGTAAAACGCAGACGTTGCGGTCCTTCCATTTGATAGCGTTTGGCGTGTACTTGTATGAGGCTGATTAGTGTTCCTGGGTCAATCGATGGTTTTTCACTAAAATCCAATTTACCTTGTTGAGCACTGGCACTTATTTTTTGAATGCCGAGCTGTTCTGCTTTTAATTTTAATTCAGTAATCAAAAACAGATGTTTAACTGGTTGGGGGAGTAAACCAAACCGGTCTATCAGTTCTATTTGTAGTTCTCTAAGTTGTTGAGGGGTTTTTGCATTAGCAATTCTTTTATACATTATGAGTCTATTGTGTATATCACCTATGTAATCTTCAGGAATGATCGCACTAATTCTCAAGTCAATTTCTGGCCCTTGATGCATGGGTGCTGATAATTCCGGAGTTTTGCCCGCCTTTAAATCATTAACGGCGCGGTCAAGCATTTCCATAAATAAATTAAATCCTATGGCATGCATATTACCACTTTGCTCTTCACCAAGGAGTTCTCCTGCTCCACGAATTTCCAGGTCGTGAGTTGCCAAGGTGAATCCTGCTCCCAAATCTTCTAGAGACACAATGGCTTCAAGGCGTTTCACTGCGTCTGGCGTTAATAGTTTTTCATTTGGAGTTAACAAGTAAGCGTAGGCTTGGTGATGAGAGCGTCCAACGCGGCCACGTAATTGATGGAGCTGGGCTAATCCAAATTTATCCGCGCGATCAATAATAATAGTATTGGCTGTAGGAATATCGATCCCTGTTTCAATGATCGTTGTGCAAACCAGGACATTAAATCGGTGATGATAAAAATCAGACATGATGCGCTCTAATTGCCTTTCCCGCATTTGCCCATGTGCGCTTTGAATTTTTGCTTCGGGCACTAAAGCTTCCAGATCCTGGCAAACTCTCTCTATCGTTTGGACATTATTGTGCAGGTAAAATACTTGTCCTCCCCTTAATATTTCACGCAGTATGGCTTCTCGTATGGTGAGATCATTTTTTTCTTGCCAAAATGTTTTAATCGCCAAACGCTTGGCTGGTGGTGTTGCAATAAGTGAAATATCTCTGATTCCTGCCATGGCCATGTTCAAGGTTCTGGGAATTGGGGTAGCAGTCATGGATAAAATATCAACATGAGTGCGTAGCGATTTAATATGTTCCTTCTGTTTCACTCCAAATCGATGCTCTTCATCAATAATCAATAATCCCAGATTTTTGAAAGAAATGTTGTTTTGGAATAATTTATGGGTTCCAATCACAATATCTACTTTACCTGATTGTAATGCGGCAAGGACTGCTTCGGACTCTTTATTACTGCGAAAGCGTGATAATAATTCAATGTTAACCGGAAACTCTGCAAATCTATCACGAAATGACTCAAAATGTTGTCCTGCAAGCAGTGTGGTTGGAGCAAGGATACAGACTTGTTTTCCATTTTGTACCGCTACGAAGGCAGCACGCATGGCGACTTCTGTTTTACCAAATCCTACATCACCACAGATTAGGCGATCCATCGGTCTTGGCGATTGCATGTCCTTAATAATTTGTTCAATTGCCTGAAGTTGATCTGGGGTTTCTGTGAAGGGGAAGCCACTGGCGAATTTTATATATTCGGATTGATTGAAATCATATTGGTGTCCTGGTTGAGCTTCCCTTTTAGCATAGAGATCCAATAATTCAATAGCAACATCATGAATTTTCTCGGCTGCTTTCTTTTTTTCCTTTTGCCATTGATCAGAACCCAGTTTATGCAAAGGGGCATGCTCACTATCAACACCAGTGTAGCGGCTTATCATATGCAGAGAAGTGACCGGCACGTAGATTTTGTCATCACCTGCATAAGCAAGGACCAGGAATTCACTGGGGGTACCATTGGAGTCAATGTATTGCAACCCTTGATAGCGTCCCACGCCAAATTGAAGATGTACCACCGGAGCGCCTAATCGGAGTTCGGCCATATCTCGTATGATTAAATCTGGGTCAACTGATTTTTGAGTACTTCGGCGTTGGGGGGTGCTTTGTTCACCAAATAATTGCGATTCGACAATGATGACAATTTGTCTGTCCGTTAATTCACAGCCATAAATCAATGGGCCAGTAGTTATGTTGATAGAGGACTCATCCTGAATGAAGTCTAACCAGGAGTTTTGTACTTTTGGAATAATATGACTTGATTTAAGGAGATCCAGTAATACTTCGCGACGCCCGGCGCTTTCAACGACAATAAGATAGCGGCGGGTTGGATCAGAACAGTATTCACTTAATTGATGCAATGGTTCAGTATTTTTTCTGTCAATGGGTAGTTGCGGAGCTTTGGAGATATTGAAATTTAAGGCGCCTTTTTTTTCTGAAGGTTTATGACACAGGCGTACTTGTTCATAATGGTTTGCTTTGGTTAATAACTCGGTCGGATTAATAAAGCAATGATCTGGAGGTAATATAGGACGGCTGACATCATAACGCCGTTGTTCATAGCGCTCATTTAATTCTCGCCAGAATTTCTCAGCATTCTCCTGGATTTCTTCAATTAAACAAATTTTGGCATTGGTTGGTAGATAATCAAAAAAGGTAACCGTTTTATCAAAAAATAAGGGCAGGTAATATTCTATGCCAGATGGAAATTGACTGTTACTAATTGCTTCGTATATTGGGCAATTACTCGGATTTCCAGGAAAAGACTCTCTGAAAGCTCGTCGGAAGTGTAATTGACTTTGTTCATTTAATGGGAATTCACGAGCGGGTAACAAATGGATTTGATTGATTTTTTCTATCGTGCGTTGTGTTTCCGGATCAAATTCTCTGAGGCTTTCAATTTCATCATCAAATAGCTCAATACGAAAGGGCAAGCCACTACCCATAGGATACACGTCAATAATGGAGCCGCGGAGAGCGTATTCACCATGTTCAAGTACTTTATTAACACAATGGTATCCAGCTTGTTGCAATTGATTCCTGAAAGAAATCAGATCGAGCTTTTGTCCTTCTTTAAGCATTAAAGCGTATTGATTTAAAAATTCTGGTGGAGAAAGCCTATGCATTAAAGTGCTGGCTGAAGAAATGATGACGCCATTGGTAATTTGTTGAACTCTGCTTAATGTATAGAGTCTTTCTGAAATAATATCCTGATGAGGAGAGAACTGATCGTAAGGCAAGGTTTCCCAGTCGGGGAAAAATAATAATTCCTGGGCACTTTGGTTTGGATTCAGAAAAAATTGTAACTCATCCTGCAACTGACTGGCACATAGATTGTCTTGCGTAATAAGTAATTTGATCCCGGGTGTATGTTGGCAATATTCGGCTAAAGCCAGTGCCAGACTGCTACCATAGAGTTGTCCCCAAATTTGTTTGTTTTTTGTGGGTTGGTAAAGTAGCGTTTTTGTGTTCATTGGAATTTTATAATTAAAACTGAAAACCGCTTAGTATATAGCTAAATCGGGGATTCTGCACCATAAAGATGTTATTTTAGATGGATTCAGACTCAACCAATTCCAATTGAGCAACTTCCGGTTCGTCCAATTCGATATCGACGGATTCAATCTTTTGAAATCTGGAAGTGATCTTTTTGGCTGAGGTATTGACCTCATTGACGTCCTGGTGTGCCAAGTCTATGTGTTTGGATAATTTATCCATTCTTTTTTCAAAGCGTTGAAAATCATTGGCCAAGGCTTGAAGATGCTTTTGAATGATATGAACTTGTTTGCGAGTGGCATCATCTTTAAGTA
Above is a genomic segment from Legionella pneumophila subsp. pascullei containing:
- the mfd gene encoding transcription-repair coupling factor, with amino-acid sequence MNTKTLLYQPTKNKQIWGQLYGSSLALALAEYCQHTPGIKLLITQDNLCASQLQDELQFFLNPNQSAQELLFFPDWETLPYDQFSPHQDIISERLYTLSRVQQITNGVIISSASTLMHRLSPPEFLNQYALMLKEGQKLDLISFRNQLQQAGYHCVNKVLEHGEYALRGSIIDVYPMGSGLPFRIELFDDEIESLREFDPETQRTIEKINQIHLLPAREFPLNEQSQLHFRRAFRESFPGNPSNCPIYEAISNSQFPSGIEYYLPLFFDKTVTFFDYLPTNAKICLIEEIQENAEKFWRELNERYEQRRYDVSRPILPPDHCFINPTELLTKANHYEQVRLCHKPSEKKGALNFNISKAPQLPIDRKNTEPLHQLSEYCSDPTRRYLIVVESAGRREVLLDLLKSSHIIPKVQNSWLDFIQDESSINITTGPLIYGCELTDRQIVIIVESQLFGEQSTPQRRSTQKSVDPDLIIRDMAELRLGAPVVHLQFGVGRYQGLQYIDSNGTPSEFLVLAYAGDDKIYVPVTSLHMISRYTGVDSEHAPLHKLGSDQWQKEKKKAAEKIHDVAIELLDLYAKREAQPGHQYDFNQSEYIKFASGFPFTETPDQLQAIEQIIKDMQSPRPMDRLICGDVGFGKTEVAMRAAFVAVQNGKQVCILAPTTLLAGQHFESFRDRFAEFPVNIELLSRFRSNKESEAVLAALQSGKVDIVIGTHKLFQNNISFKNLGLLIIDEEHRFGVKQKEHIKSLRTHVDILSMTATPIPRTLNMAMAGIRDISLIATPPAKRLAIKTFWQEKNDLTIREAILREILRGGQVFYLHNNVQTIERVCQDLEALVPEAKIQSAHGQMRERQLERIMSDFYHHRFNVLVCTTIIETGIDIPTANTIIIDRADKFGLAQLHQLRGRVGRSHHQAYAYLLTPNEKLLTPDAVKRLEAIVSLEDLGAGFTLATHDLEIRGAGELLGEEQSGNMHAIGFNLFMEMLDRAVNDLKAGKTPELSAPMHQGPEIDLRISAIIPEDYIGDIHNRLIMYKRIANAKTPQQLRELQIELIDRFGLLPQPVKHLFLITELKLKAEQLGIQKISASAQQGKLDFSEKPSIDPGTLISLIQVHAKRYQMEGPQRLRFTLDSTSSEERIFEISSLLNKLSPHSQTID
- the rssA gene encoding patatin-like phospholipase RssA, translating into MTDQYPKIGLALGSGSARGWAHIGVIKMLKRLGVRIDCVAGCSIGALVGAIYACDTLDLFEQWVLKLNKREMAKLIDVSFSGGGVISGSKLMTFFKDFGLEKNIEELPLTFSSVATDLSTGREIWLSKGSLELAIRSSMSLPGLFTPQHYKDCWLVDGGLVNPVPITLCRAMGADVVIAVNLNHDLLRVPPSTTEHPGFFSVLSGQFDKMIKKIMGISDGPGYYDVLTRSIKIMQDRITRARAAGDPADLTLVPQLGNIMLYDFHKAKEAIYEGENCVLREKSNILQLVGLE
- a CDS encoding AMP-binding protein, which translates into the protein MQKESNSNSLFDLLLKNERNAADRVYLRQPKNGVWHEYTWSAVMLQARKVAGFLHHLGLKKGDHISIISKNCAEWFITDFGIHIAGMVNVPLFANQNEESAHYVLEHGDVKLVFVGKLDDHQRVRQFIPKSYRTIGFDYHKDLQVDYEWSDVLKSEPMINLVEPEPDALYTIIYSSGTSGAPKGAMYTNQSIANYLTVFPKDLLRIRELEHYKLISYLPLAHVYERSAIQLGSVTINATVSFVESLEKFAENLREVSPTFFTAVPRIWGVFKQKIEQKLPPAKLNLLLKIPLISSLIKRKIIHSLGLSECTNCFSGASHLPISIIDFFEKLGIYIQEGYGQSENLAYATLSMLNERKRGYVGTPRLEVEIKVGEENELLMKCPCLMTGYYKNEQATKNAFTEEGWLRTGDVVDVDHEDRVKILGRLSENFKNQTGEFIAPSPIEKLFSVNPMLEQLCLVGRELPSNVLLVTLNEGVRLAMPKEEITHSLQETLKQVNSRLVKYEKVSHILVLKDAWTTENDKLTPTLKVKRRVVEKDYADLIQKALQQSQSIVWE